In the genome of Verrucomicrobiia bacterium, one region contains:
- a CDS encoding Gfo/Idh/MocA family oxidoreductase, with product MPKTLNVGMIGYKFMGSAHSNAWLKADKFFDLKAHPVMKVICGRDRTGVMNACRRWGWSQFVTDWREVVEDSTIDIVDINTPNDTHAEIAIAAAKAGKAILCEKPLAMDVKQAKQMVDAVKKAGVVNMVCHNYRRIPAIVLAKKMIAAGELGRIYHYRARYAQDWIVDPNFPLVWRLQSKIAGSGTHGDINAHIIDLGRYLVGEFGEVCGQMETFIKERPLPGESSKKGKVTVDDAVMFIGRFENGALANLEATRFALGRKNGIQIEINGSKGSLVFDFEDMNRLKYYNEADPDDRRGFRDILVTQGGGVHPYVGNWWPPGHIIGYEHTFVHTIADFINAVADKRSVQPTFEDGLADQIVLDAVEKSAKTRKWVTIGK from the coding sequence ATGCCAAAGACCCTGAATGTCGGGATGATCGGCTACAAATTCATGGGCAGCGCCCATTCCAACGCGTGGCTGAAAGCGGATAAGTTCTTCGATCTCAAAGCGCATCCCGTCATGAAGGTGATCTGCGGGCGCGACCGCACCGGTGTGATGAATGCGTGCCGCCGCTGGGGCTGGAGCCAATTTGTGACCGATTGGCGCGAGGTCGTCGAGGATTCGACCATAGATATTGTCGACATCAACACCCCCAACGACACGCATGCGGAGATCGCCATTGCCGCCGCGAAAGCCGGCAAAGCGATCCTCTGTGAAAAACCTCTCGCGATGGATGTGAAGCAGGCCAAACAGATGGTTGACGCGGTGAAGAAAGCCGGAGTCGTCAACATGGTTTGCCACAACTACCGACGGATCCCCGCCATCGTTCTGGCAAAGAAGATGATTGCTGCGGGTGAGCTTGGCAGGATTTATCACTATCGCGCCCGCTACGCACAGGATTGGATCGTTGATCCGAATTTCCCCCTGGTCTGGCGGCTGCAGAGCAAGATCGCCGGGTCGGGCACACATGGTGACATCAATGCCCACATTATTGATCTCGGTCGCTACCTTGTCGGTGAGTTCGGCGAGGTGTGCGGCCAGATGGAAACCTTTATTAAGGAACGCCCGCTGCCGGGGGAGTCGAGCAAGAAGGGCAAGGTCACCGTCGATGACGCGGTCATGTTCATCGGGCGTTTTGAGAACGGCGCGCTGGCCAACCTCGAAGCCACACGATTCGCGCTCGGTCGCAAGAACGGCATCCAAATTGAAATCAACGGCAGCAAAGGCTCGCTCGTTTTCGATTTCGAGGACATGAACCGGTTGAAGTATTACAACGAGGCCGACCCGGACGACCGCCGCGGTTTTCGTGACATCCTGGTCACACAAGGCGGGGGAGTACATCCCTACGTTGGCAATTGGTGGCCGCCGGGACATATCATCGGCTACGAGCACACGTTCGTCCACACCATCGCCGATTTTATCAACGCGGTCGCAGACAAGCGTTCCGTTCAGCCGACTTTCGAGGACGGTCTCGCGGACCAAATCGTCCTTGATGCCGTCGAAAAATCCGCTAAGACGCGCAAGTGGGTTACCATCGGAAAGTGA
- a CDS encoding metal-dependent hydrolase: MQIQTHIMSGWCLGNYAKLTPRERFCCMLAASWADLDGLGVFAGQEAYWEYHHKLCHNLPFGLVLSLGLMLFSGRRWRAFFAYLGLFHLHLVMDYFGSGPDWGFYYLWPFSNWYVENPHAWEFQSWQNFLAASGFFVWVLWIAVRDGRTPLEVIMPSLDRQLVQWLRQRFGWQPS; this comes from the coding sequence ATGCAGATCCAAACGCATATTATGTCGGGCTGGTGTCTGGGAAATTATGCAAAACTTACGCCGCGCGAGCGGTTCTGTTGCATGCTGGCGGCGAGCTGGGCGGATCTAGATGGCTTGGGTGTTTTTGCGGGACAGGAGGCATATTGGGAATATCACCACAAGCTCTGTCACAATCTTCCGTTTGGACTGGTATTGTCGCTCGGCCTCATGTTGTTTTCCGGGCGGCGGTGGAGAGCATTTTTCGCTTACCTAGGGCTGTTTCATCTCCATCTCGTAATGGATTATTTTGGATCGGGTCCAGATTGGGGCTTCTATTATCTGTGGCCATTTTCAAATTGGTATGTGGAGAATCCACACGCGTGGGAATTTCAATCGTGGCAAAACTTCCTGGCCGCTTCTGGGTTCTTCGTGTGGGTGTTATGGATAGCGGTACGTGACGGTCGTACGCCGTTGGAAGTTATTATGCCATCTCTTGATCGCCAGTTGGTGCAGTGGTTGCGCCAACGGTTCGGCTGGCAGCCAAGTTAA
- the hisB gene encoding imidazoleglycerol-phosphate dehydratase HisB, producing the protein MKKWTSFWQQRRRSVKKRSAKVVRNTAETRISLTLTIDGSGKSKISTGIPFFDHMFTLLAKHSLCDLTVTANGDVDVDAHHTVEDIGIALGQAFVQALGDKRGIRRYGWSLVPMDETLAQARIALDFSNRPFLVFEAKNWGRIANVSLGRRKEFRVGLVKEFLQGFANEARCNLHVDVLRGDEPHHVVEAIFKALAKALDLACQRDPRVKGVPSTKGKL; encoded by the coding sequence ATGAAGAAATGGACAAGTTTCTGGCAGCAACGAAGGAGGTCTGTGAAGAAGCGAAGCGCTAAGGTTGTACGCAATACGGCAGAGACGCGGATTTCGTTGACGCTCACGATTGACGGGAGCGGCAAGTCGAAGATTTCGACCGGCATTCCGTTCTTCGACCACATGTTCACGCTGCTGGCGAAACACTCGTTGTGTGATTTGACGGTTACCGCGAATGGCGACGTGGATGTGGACGCGCATCACACCGTCGAGGATATCGGCATTGCCCTTGGGCAGGCATTTGTGCAGGCACTCGGAGACAAACGCGGGATTCGACGCTACGGTTGGTCGTTGGTACCGATGGACGAGACACTGGCGCAGGCGCGCATCGCTCTGGATTTTAGTAATCGACCATTTCTCGTGTTTGAGGCGAAGAACTGGGGTCGCATCGCGAATGTGTCGCTCGGGCGGAGGAAAGAATTTCGCGTCGGTTTGGTGAAGGAATTCCTACAGGGTTTCGCCAACGAGGCGCGCTGCAACTTGCACGTCGATGTGTTGCGCGGCGACGAACCGCATCACGTTGTGGAAGCCATTTTCAAGGCACTGGCAAAGGCGCTCGATCTGGCCTGTCAGCGCGACCCGCGCGTCAAAGGCGTGCCGAGCACGAAGGGGAAACTATGA
- the hisC gene encoding histidinol-phosphate transaminase has product MSYIRRQVERMSGYVPGEQPKVAGLIKLNTNENPYPPSPKVLETLRGAIDGKLRLYPDPTSAALRAKLSKIHGFDPEQIIIGNGCDDILDLCVRAFCGECEKLAYFWPSYSLYPVLANIQGATQVELPLDENFQIQVHAPLLSKLAGVKLVFITQPNAPSGVWLQRVQLQRVIEETKGVVVIDEAYVDFASENCLDLVSEYDNVIVARTFSKAFSFAGMRVGWAVGPRELIAALNKVKDSYNVSRLSQLGAEATLEEWVYFQQNVKKICTTRERTSAALAKLSFFVYSSQTNFVFAKPPLPLTAKQWFDGLRAKRILVRWWDIDRIRDFARVTIGTDEEMDKFLAATKEVCEEAKR; this is encoded by the coding sequence ATGAGCTACATCCGTCGGCAGGTTGAGCGGATGAGCGGGTATGTGCCTGGGGAACAGCCGAAGGTCGCAGGCCTCATCAAGCTTAATACGAATGAGAATCCGTATCCGCCATCGCCGAAAGTCCTGGAAACACTGCGCGGGGCGATTGATGGAAAGTTGCGGCTGTATCCCGACCCGACCTCCGCCGCATTGCGCGCGAAGCTCAGCAAGATTCACGGGTTTGACCCCGAGCAGATCATCATCGGCAACGGTTGCGACGACATTCTCGACCTTTGTGTGCGCGCCTTCTGTGGCGAATGCGAGAAGTTGGCGTACTTCTGGCCCAGTTATTCACTGTATCCGGTGCTCGCGAACATCCAGGGCGCGACGCAGGTCGAGTTGCCGCTCGATGAGAATTTTCAGATTCAGGTACACGCGCCATTATTGTCGAAGCTTGCGGGGGTAAAGCTCGTATTCATCACGCAACCGAACGCGCCCAGCGGCGTGTGGCTGCAGCGCGTGCAGTTGCAGCGGGTGATCGAGGAGACGAAGGGTGTCGTGGTAATCGATGAAGCCTATGTGGACTTCGCGTCGGAAAACTGTCTCGATCTCGTGAGTGAGTACGACAATGTGATCGTGGCGCGGACATTTTCGAAGGCGTTTTCGTTTGCCGGTATGCGCGTCGGTTGGGCGGTCGGTCCGCGCGAGTTAATCGCTGCGCTCAACAAAGTGAAGGACAGCTACAACGTGAGCCGCTTGAGCCAGCTTGGCGCGGAGGCGACACTGGAAGAGTGGGTTTACTTCCAGCAGAACGTGAAGAAGATTTGTACGACGCGGGAGCGGACAAGCGCTGCGCTCGCCAAACTCAGTTTCTTTGTTTATTCTTCACAAACGAACTTTGTATTCGCCAAGCCGCCACTGCCATTGACCGCAAAGCAGTGGTTTGACGGGCTGCGAGCGAAAAGGATTCTCGTGCGCTGGTGGGACATTGATCGCATCCGCGATTTTGCGCGAGTCACCATCGGCACGGATGAAGAAATGGACAAGTTTCTGGCAGCAACGAAGGAGGTCTGTGAAGAAGCGAAGCGCTAA
- a CDS encoding alanine--glyoxylate aminotransferase family protein, protein MTKSHVKLFIPGPVEVSDETFQAMSQPMIGHRGSGFQDLYAAIQPKLQRVLYTKNPVFLSTSSAWGVMEASVRNLVAKKVLNCSCGAFSDKWLDVSQRCGKQAETLKVEWGQPILPEQVEAKLKTGQFDAITLVHNETSTGVMSPLPEIAQVVKKYPDVMFVVDCVSSMTALKIDTDALGIDVLLAGVQKAWAMPPGLVVFAVSDRALKRAETIPGRGYYFDFLEFKANHDKNMTPSTPSISHIYGLNFKLDQFEKEGLENRYARHLKMAQKTRDWAKSNGFELFPKAGYESVTLTCVKNNKNIDVAKLQKALKDKYKVLIDGGYGPIKGKSFRLAHMGDETVETVGQLHAMLDDCLKSL, encoded by the coding sequence ATGACCAAGTCGCACGTAAAGTTGTTTATCCCTGGCCCCGTGGAGGTTAGCGATGAGACCTTCCAGGCAATGAGCCAGCCGATGATCGGTCATCGGGGCAGTGGGTTTCAGGATCTGTACGCCGCCATCCAGCCGAAATTGCAGCGGGTACTCTACACGAAGAATCCCGTCTTCCTTTCCACGTCGTCCGCGTGGGGCGTGATGGAGGCGTCGGTTCGCAATCTCGTCGCCAAGAAAGTGCTGAACTGTTCCTGCGGCGCGTTCTCCGATAAATGGCTCGATGTGAGTCAACGCTGCGGCAAACAAGCCGAAACTCTCAAGGTCGAATGGGGTCAACCGATCCTGCCGGAACAGGTCGAGGCGAAGCTGAAGACCGGACAGTTCGACGCCATTACGCTCGTGCACAACGAGACCTCCACCGGCGTGATGAGCCCTCTCCCGGAGATCGCGCAGGTCGTGAAGAAATACCCCGACGTGATGTTCGTCGTGGACTGTGTGAGTTCGATGACCGCCCTGAAGATTGACACCGATGCGCTGGGCATCGATGTGCTCCTCGCCGGCGTGCAGAAGGCGTGGGCGATGCCGCCGGGACTGGTCGTATTTGCCGTAAGCGACCGCGCGTTGAAGCGGGCGGAAACGATTCCTGGACGCGGATACTATTTTGACTTCCTCGAATTCAAGGCGAACCATGACAAGAACATGACGCCATCAACCCCAAGCATCTCGCACATCTACGGATTGAACTTCAAGCTCGATCAGTTCGAGAAGGAAGGGCTCGAAAACCGCTACGCGCGCCACCTCAAGATGGCGCAGAAGACGCGCGACTGGGCCAAGTCGAATGGCTTCGAGCTGTTCCCGAAAGCCGGCTACGAATCCGTCACGTTAACCTGCGTCAAAAACAACAAGAACATCGACGTCGCCAAGCTACAGAAAGCGCTCAAGGACAAATACAAAGTCCTTATCGACGGCGGCTACGGCCCGATCAAGGGCAAGAGCTTCCGCCTCGCGCACATGGGCGATGAAACCGTCGAGACTGTCGGGCAGTTGCACGCCATGCTCGATGATTGCTTGAAGTCATTGTGA
- a CDS encoding GuaB3 family IMP dehydrogenase-related protein: MGMWIGRNRKARVTYGFDDIALVPGAVTINPNEVDTSFQLGSHKIHVPILASAMDGVVDVRFAVEMGKLGGVAVLNLEGVQTRYKNPDEVLDKIVNVSKEEATHLLQRIYTEPIQEELIAARVKEIKDAGVLCAVSSIPQRAERFGAIAQEAGADIFVVQSTVSTVRHLSSEYKTLDLAAFCKTLLIPVVIGNCVTYSVTLELMQCGMAGVLIGIGPGSACTTRGVLGLGVPQVTATVDCAAARDQYFKQTGQYVPIITDGGMSKGGDICKAFACGADAVMIGSAFARTKEAPGRGFHWGMATPHANLPRGTRIRVGVTGTLKQILFGPAELDDGSQNLVGALATCMGNVGARTVREFQETEIIIAPAIKTEGKVFQTVQGVGMGSK; the protein is encoded by the coding sequence ATGGGCATGTGGATTGGTCGAAATCGTAAGGCCCGCGTCACATACGGATTCGATGACATTGCGCTGGTGCCAGGCGCTGTCACCATCAACCCCAACGAAGTCGACACGAGTTTTCAACTCGGTTCGCATAAGATCCACGTGCCAATTCTGGCGAGTGCGATGGACGGGGTTGTGGACGTGCGTTTTGCCGTCGAAATGGGCAAGCTCGGGGGAGTTGCCGTGCTCAACCTGGAAGGTGTGCAGACGCGCTACAAGAACCCCGACGAGGTTCTCGACAAGATCGTCAACGTCAGCAAGGAAGAAGCGACGCATCTCTTGCAGCGTATCTACACCGAACCGATTCAGGAAGAGCTCATTGCCGCCCGCGTGAAAGAAATCAAGGATGCCGGCGTACTGTGCGCCGTCAGCTCGATTCCGCAGCGCGCCGAGCGTTTCGGGGCCATCGCACAGGAGGCGGGGGCGGACATTTTCGTGGTGCAATCCACCGTCTCCACCGTGCGACATCTCTCCAGTGAGTACAAGACGCTCGACCTTGCGGCCTTCTGTAAGACGCTACTCATTCCCGTTGTCATTGGCAATTGCGTGACCTACAGCGTGACGCTGGAATTGATGCAATGCGGGATGGCGGGTGTTCTCATCGGCATCGGTCCTGGCTCGGCCTGCACGACGCGAGGTGTGCTCGGCCTCGGTGTGCCGCAGGTCACAGCGACCGTTGATTGTGCGGCGGCGCGCGATCAATACTTCAAACAGACGGGCCAATACGTGCCCATCATCACGGACGGTGGGATGAGCAAGGGCGGCGACATCTGCAAGGCGTTCGCCTGCGGCGCGGACGCCGTGATGATTGGCAGTGCTTTCGCGCGCACGAAGGAGGCGCCGGGGCGCGGATTTCATTGGGGAATGGCCACACCGCACGCCAATCTTCCTCGGGGGACGCGCATTCGAGTCGGCGTGACGGGCACACTGAAACAAATCCTCTTCGGCCCCGCGGAACTCGACGATGGTTCCCAAAATCTGGTGGGCGCGCTGGCGACCTGCATGGGGAACGTTGGCGCGCGCACCGTGCGCGAATTTCAGGAGACGGAAATCATCATCGCGCCCGCGATCAAGACCGAGGGCAAGGTCTTCCAGACCGTGCAGGGTGTTGGCATGGGCAGCAAGTAG
- the hisD gene encoding histidinol dehydrogenase has translation MKILRYNQPDFDRAAVEACAASSLFDPQIEERVRAIIDDVRARGDEALVDLTERFDQVRLKPSEFRIAGKSSKPGPELARAIAATHKNVAAFAKRSLRKGWSMRNSQGGRVGEKFDALRRVGIYVPGGTAPLVSTVLMTATLAKVAGCPEIVVCSPPPINPGLLYAAHIAGATEIYQLGGAQAIAAMALGTQSIKRVVKIFGPGNAYVTAAKKLLFGRVGIDLLSGPSELLVVADNTAEPAFIAADLLAQAEHGSGYERVWLVTTSEKVLEATRAEIEKQIGGLERGEFVRRALENGGVCVLVKDMTQAIAITNQFAPEHCELMVKNAPKVLRAIKTAGAIFLGPWTPTVVGDYLAGPSHELPTGGAGAAFAGLTVDQFQRRTSVIECSRTALAKSLPALEAFGEVEGLDAHVASARVRFR, from the coding sequence ATGAAAATCCTGCGTTACAATCAGCCTGATTTCGACCGCGCCGCCGTCGAGGCGTGTGCGGCATCGAGCCTCTTCGACCCCCAAATCGAAGAGCGCGTACGTGCCATCATCGACGATGTGCGCGCTCGCGGCGATGAGGCGCTGGTGGATTTGACAGAGCGCTTCGATCAGGTACGGCTGAAACCGTCCGAGTTTCGCATCGCAGGCAAATCTTCGAAACCCGGGCCCGAATTGGCGCGGGCGATTGCCGCTACGCACAAGAACGTTGCGGCCTTCGCCAAACGGTCGCTACGTAAGGGCTGGTCGATGCGTAATTCGCAGGGCGGACGCGTCGGGGAAAAGTTTGACGCACTGCGGCGCGTGGGCATTTATGTGCCGGGCGGTACAGCGCCACTGGTGTCGACTGTTTTGATGACTGCCACACTGGCGAAGGTGGCGGGCTGCCCGGAGATTGTGGTCTGTTCGCCTCCACCGATCAATCCCGGTTTGCTATATGCCGCCCACATTGCGGGTGCGACAGAGATTTATCAACTAGGCGGCGCGCAGGCCATCGCCGCGATGGCGCTGGGGACGCAGTCCATCAAACGTGTCGTCAAGATTTTCGGTCCGGGGAATGCCTACGTCACCGCCGCGAAGAAACTCCTCTTTGGACGCGTGGGGATCGATTTGCTTTCAGGGCCGAGTGAGTTGCTTGTTGTCGCGGATAACACCGCCGAACCCGCGTTCATTGCCGCCGACCTGCTTGCGCAAGCGGAGCACGGGAGTGGTTATGAACGTGTGTGGCTCGTGACGACATCCGAGAAGGTTCTGGAGGCGACGCGCGCGGAGATTGAGAAGCAGATCGGCGGACTGGAGCGAGGCGAGTTCGTACGGCGCGCACTTGAGAATGGCGGGGTTTGCGTATTGGTAAAGGATATGACGCAGGCCATCGCCATTACCAATCAGTTTGCGCCGGAGCACTGCGAGTTGATGGTGAAGAATGCTCCGAAGGTGTTGCGCGCTATCAAAACCGCCGGCGCCATCTTTCTCGGTCCGTGGACGCCAACGGTAGTGGGAGATTACCTGGCAGGGCCAAGCCACGAACTACCGACCGGTGGCGCTGGCGCAGCCTTTGCGGGATTGACAGTGGATCAGTTTCAACGGCGCACGAGTGTGATCGAATGTTCTCGCACGGCGCTGGCCAAATCCTTGCCGGCGCTGGAAGCATTCGGTGAAGTGGAAGGATTGGACGCACACGTCGCTTCGGCGCGGGTCAGGTTCCGATGA
- a CDS encoding DNA polymerase IV, which translates to MPLRNQRILHIDGDSFFASCEIALDPKLKKKPLFVGGGRRGNGIVIAANYLAKDYGIKTGMACFEAKHKCPDGVLVPPQYDEYRRLSLEIFRRVRHYTPLLVPSSIDEGYLDFTDSPSVFRCRTPAELIIRMRRELLEEVGVPVSMGLGSSRWLAKLATERCKPDNFHEVREDEEREFLRDIPIQKLMGIATRRARSLRALGIWTLGDIAALPLGLLEKRYGFLGLELWLLSSGQFRERLSLSNKPRTCIGSATTLPYDEPDYETALLFLLDQTEKVMTTFFRENLKAREMGLYVRFKDHEGRGATVKFPTAQFEPRLINPQVERLFHELTAHEEQPIRQVCINFWNLQPLELEPNLFNHDVEYKRRELHHALEQVEALYGRRCVKTGTRLLLEKEAPYLVADKAKCPFLSQREMEIKVDNIPEGVLDDLTYEDEWKPLEEVTRAAPLPLPRTWGRSTSRTQKFL; encoded by the coding sequence ATGCCGCTGCGAAACCAACGAATTCTTCATATTGACGGCGATTCGTTCTTCGCTTCTTGCGAGATAGCACTTGATCCAAAGCTGAAGAAGAAGCCCTTATTCGTTGGTGGCGGGCGACGTGGCAATGGCATTGTCATTGCGGCCAACTATCTCGCCAAGGACTATGGCATCAAAACAGGCATGGCGTGTTTCGAAGCGAAGCACAAATGCCCGGACGGTGTACTGGTGCCTCCACAGTACGATGAGTATCGCCGTCTTTCGCTGGAAATTTTTCGACGGGTGCGTCACTACACTCCCCTGCTCGTGCCCAGCTCCATCGACGAAGGATATCTGGACTTCACCGATTCGCCCAGCGTGTTTCGGTGTCGCACCCCGGCAGAATTAATCATCCGTATGCGGCGCGAATTGCTCGAGGAAGTCGGCGTCCCGGTATCGATGGGACTCGGTTCCTCGCGCTGGTTGGCCAAATTGGCGACCGAACGTTGTAAACCCGACAATTTCCACGAAGTAAGAGAGGACGAGGAACGCGAATTTCTCCGCGATATTCCCATCCAGAAACTAATGGGCATCGCGACCCGACGGGCGCGCTCCCTGCGGGCGCTGGGGATCTGGACACTCGGCGACATCGCCGCACTACCGTTGGGATTGTTGGAAAAACGCTACGGATTCCTTGGCCTCGAATTGTGGTTGCTCTCCAGCGGCCAGTTCCGCGAACGGTTGTCATTATCTAATAAACCCCGCACCTGCATCGGCAGCGCCACGACCTTGCCCTATGACGAGCCGGACTATGAAACCGCCCTGCTGTTTCTGCTCGACCAGACGGAGAAAGTCATGACCACATTCTTTCGCGAGAACCTCAAGGCCCGTGAAATGGGTTTATACGTGCGCTTCAAAGACCACGAAGGCCGGGGCGCCACCGTAAAATTTCCCACCGCGCAATTCGAACCGCGCCTCATCAATCCACAGGTGGAGCGCCTATTCCATGAACTTACCGCGCACGAAGAACAGCCGATTCGCCAGGTCTGCATCAACTTCTGGAACCTGCAGCCGTTGGAATTGGAGCCCAATCTCTTCAATCACGATGTGGAATACAAGCGTCGTGAATTGCACCATGCGTTGGAACAAGTCGAGGCGCTTTACGGCAGACGTTGCGTGAAGACGGGTACACGCTTGCTACTCGAAAAAGAGGCTCCCTATCTTGTCGCAGACAAAGCCAAGTGCCCATTCCTCTCGCAACGCGAGATGGAAATCAAAGTAGACAACATCCCTGAGGGCGTACTTGACGATCTGACTTACGAGGACGAATGGAAACCGTTGGAGGAAGTAACGCGAGCTGCTCCGCTGCCATTACCTCGCACGTGGGGCCGCTCCACCAGCCGGACACAAAAATTTCTATAG
- the guaA gene encoding glutamine-hydrolyzing GMP synthase, which yields MSRLAKPQKKNTRSRLAIPENIVILDFGSQYTQVIARRIRECQVFSQILRFDTPAAKLRALRPRGLILSGGPASVYGEAAPHCDPAIWNLGVPVLGICYGMQLMAHQLGGRVEKGDKREYGQAEVEITRDSPLFAKMDPRQKVWMSHGDKLTKVPDGFLSVARSQNSPYAAVANSRRRLFGIQFHPEVHHTPNGKQIISNFVHGVCGCARNWTMKSFIEHAIEEIREAVGADRVILGLSGGVDSSVAAALIHKAIGDQLTCVFVNNGLLRKSEAEGVQRVFGKNLRMRLQYVDATGVFLRKLRGVTDPERKRKIIGRAFVEVFQKATKKAGASRFLAQGTTYPDVIESISIAGNPAAMIKSHHNVGGLPKNMRFELLEPLRALFKDEVREVGAQLGLPREIVWRQPFPGPGLAVRILGAVSPERLRILREADWVVIDEVKKADLYYKVWQTFAVLLPVKTVGVMGDERTYDNVIAIRAVESVDGMTADWVRLPYDLLARLSTRIINEVKGVNRVCLDISSKPPSTIEWE from the coding sequence ATGTCCCGTCTCGCAAAACCTCAAAAGAAGAATACGAGGTCCCGGCTGGCGATCCCCGAAAACATTGTCATTCTCGATTTTGGGTCGCAGTACACGCAGGTGATTGCCAGGCGAATTCGCGAATGCCAGGTCTTCTCGCAGATCCTGCGCTTTGACACCCCGGCGGCGAAACTCCGGGCACTAAGACCGCGCGGACTCATCCTGAGCGGAGGTCCTGCCAGCGTCTATGGCGAGGCCGCGCCGCACTGCGACCCGGCGATTTGGAACCTAGGTGTTCCCGTGCTTGGCATCTGCTACGGGATGCAGTTGATGGCGCACCAACTCGGCGGACGCGTCGAGAAGGGCGACAAGCGTGAATACGGGCAGGCGGAGGTCGAGATCACAAGGGATTCGCCGTTGTTCGCGAAGATGGATCCCCGCCAAAAGGTTTGGATGAGTCACGGCGACAAACTGACGAAAGTGCCAGACGGTTTCCTGTCCGTCGCCCGTAGCCAGAATTCGCCGTATGCCGCCGTCGCCAATTCGCGACGCCGGCTTTTCGGCATACAGTTTCACCCCGAGGTCCACCACACGCCAAACGGGAAGCAGATCATTTCAAACTTCGTGCATGGTGTCTGCGGTTGTGCACGTAATTGGACCATGAAGTCGTTTATCGAGCACGCGATTGAGGAGATTCGCGAAGCGGTGGGCGCCGACCGGGTGATTCTCGGTCTGTCGGGTGGCGTGGACTCCAGCGTGGCGGCGGCACTCATTCACAAGGCCATCGGCGACCAGCTTACCTGTGTGTTCGTCAACAATGGTTTGTTGCGCAAGTCGGAGGCGGAAGGCGTGCAGCGGGTCTTCGGTAAGAACCTGCGCATGCGGCTGCAGTATGTGGACGCCACGGGGGTGTTTCTGCGCAAGCTGCGCGGCGTGACTGACCCCGAACGCAAACGCAAGATCATCGGTCGCGCCTTTGTGGAGGTGTTTCAGAAAGCCACGAAGAAAGCCGGGGCGTCGCGCTTTCTCGCGCAAGGCACGACATACCCTGACGTGATCGAGAGCATTTCCATCGCCGGCAATCCCGCTGCGATGATCAAGTCGCACCACAATGTGGGCGGCCTGCCGAAGAACATGAGATTTGAGCTGCTCGAACCACTACGCGCGCTCTTCAAGGACGAAGTGCGCGAGGTCGGCGCGCAACTCGGCCTGCCCCGCGAGATCGTCTGGCGGCAACCGTTTCCCGGCCCTGGCCTGGCTGTGCGCATTCTTGGGGCTGTGAGCCCGGAACGATTACGGATTCTGCGGGAAGCCGACTGGGTCGTCATCGATGAGGTGAAAAAAGCGGATCTATACTACAAGGTGTGGCAGACATTTGCGGTGTTGTTACCCGTAAAGACCGTCGGCGTGATGGGCGACGAGCGCACGTATGACAACGTCATCGCCATCCGTGCCGTGGAAAGTGTGGATGGCATGACCGCGGACTGGGTGCGTTTGCCGTATGATCTCTTGGCGCGGCTTTCCACGCGCATTATCAACGAAGTCAAAGGCGTCAACCGTGTCTGCCTCGATATCTCCAGCAAACCTCCCAGCACGATCGAGTGGGAGTAG